In Brassica rapa cultivar Chiifu-401-42 chromosome A06, CAAS_Brap_v3.01, whole genome shotgun sequence, a single window of DNA contains:
- the LOC103827514 gene encoding uncharacterized protein LOC103827514: protein MEGEEEVSIKELASNLTTYKEQLQQVRQLLSQDPRNSEYADMEKELKEVIALTEELLATAKQNEIPLSDAGATPESPDLLEGAWQKMESRNDPIHEGKFPIGTKVQAVYSYDGEWYDATIEAHTINGYFVSYNEWGNKEEVDPDNVRAIETNALLEAERIAEAAKNALKRKVEQAASSDYQSKTLPAKLKIDPNDPEDVKIAKRKKIHAFKSKARQEQLEVTQNKKQNAWQQFQTTKAKTKKVGFFTGRKKESIFKSPEDPFGKVGVIGSGKGLTDFQKREKHLHLKSGNDAEGSNE, encoded by the exons atggagggagaagaagaagtgagcATCAAAGAGTTAGCTTCCAATCTCACTACCTACAAAGAGCAGCTCCAACAG GTGAGGCAGCTTTTGTCGCAAGACCCTAGAAACTCTGAATATGCTGACATGGAAAAGGAGCTTAAAGAG GTGATTGCATTGACTGAAGAACTTCTTGCAACCGCTAAGCAAAATGAGATTCCTCTTTCAGATGCTGGAGCAACCCCTGAATCACCCGATTTACTTGAGGGTGCTTGGCAAAAGATG GAATCAAGGAATGACCCAATACATGAGGGTAAGTTCCCCATTGGAACAAAAGTTCAAGCTGTCTATAGCTACGATGGCGAGTG GTATGATGCGACTATTGAGGCGCATACTATAAATGGCTATTTTGTTTCGTATAATGAGTGGGGTAACAAGGAAGAG GTTGATCCAGATAATGTGAGGGCAATAGAGACCAATGCCCTCTTGGAAGCTGAAAGAATAGCTGAAGCTGCGAAGAACGCACTCAAAAGAAAGGTTGAGCAAGCTGCGAGTTCTGATTATCAATCCAAAACTCTACCGGCAAAGCTTAAAATCGATCCTAATGATCCCGAGGATGTG AAAATTGCAAAGCGTAAGAAGATACATGCTTTCAAGTCAAAGGCGAGGCAGGAGCAACTCGAGGTTACACAGAACAAGAAACAGAATGCGTGGCAACAGTTTCAGACGACTAAAGCCAAAactaaaaag GTAGGGTTTTTTACAGGGAGGAAGAAAGAGAGTATATTCAAATCACCAGAGGATCCATTTGGAAAAGTGGGTGTGATTGGAAGTGGAAAAGGTTTGACTGATTTCCAAAAGCGAGAGAAGCATCTTCATCTCAAGTCTGGTAATGATGCTGAGGGTTCTAATGAATAA